From Pongo pygmaeus isolate AG05252 chromosome 1, NHGRI_mPonPyg2-v2.0_pri, whole genome shotgun sequence, one genomic window encodes:
- the PRPF38B gene encoding pre-mRNA-splicing factor 38B: MANNSPALTGNSQPQHQAAAAAAQQQQQCGGGGATKPAVSGKQGNVLPLWGNEKTMNLNPMILTNILSSPYFKVQLYELKTYHEVVDEIYFKVTHVEPWEKGSRKTAGQTGMCGGVRGVGTGGIVSTAFCLLYKLFTLKLTRKQVMGLITHTDSPYIRALGFMYIRYTQPPTDLWDWFESFLDDEEDLDVKAGGGCVMTIGEMLRSFLTKLEWFSTLFPRIPVPVQKNIDQQIKTRPRKIKKDGKEGAEEIDRHVERRRSRSPRRSLSPRRSPRRSRSRSHHREGHGSSSFDRELEREKERQRLEREAKEREKERRRSRSIDRGLERRRSRSRERHRSRSRSRDRKGDRRDRDREREKENERGRRRDRDYDKERGNEREKERARSRERSKEQRSRGEVEEKKHKEDKDDRRHRDDKRDSKKEKKHSRSRSRERKHRSRSRSRNAGKRSRSRSKEKSSKHKNESKEKSNKRSRSGSQGRTDSVEKSKKREHSPSKEKSRKRSGSKERSHKRDHSDSKDQSDKHDRRRSQSIEQESQEKQHKNKDETV; this comes from the exons ATGGCTAACAACAGCCCCGCGCTGACAGGCAACTCGCAGCCGCAGCACCAGGCGGCTGCTGCTGCGGCTCAGCAACAGCAGCagtgcggcggcggcggcgctacCAAGCCGGCGGTCTCCGGCAAGCAGGGCAATGTGCTCCCGCTCTGGGGCAACGAGAAGACCATGAACCTCAACCCCATGATCCTGACCAACATCCTGTCGTCGCCTTACTTCAAAGTACAGCTCTACGAGCTCAAGACCTACCACGAGGTGGTGGACGAGATCTACTTTAAG GTCACGCACGTTGAACCATGGGAGAAAGGCAGCAGGAAAACAGCGGGCCAGACAGGGATGTGCGGAGGG GTTCGAGGTGTTGGAACAGGAGGAATTGTTTCTACAGCGTTTTGCCTGTTATACAAATTATTTACCCTGAAGTTAACTCGAAAGCAAGTGATGGGTCTTATAACACACACAGACTCTCCATATATTAGAGCACTTGGATTTATGTATATAAG ATATACACAGCCCCCTACAGATCTATGGGACTGGTTTGAATCCTTCCTTGATGATGAAGAG gACCTAGATGTGAAGGCTGGTGGAGGCTGTGTAATGACCATTGGAGAAATGCTACGGTCTTTTCTCACAAAACTGGAGTGGTTTTCTACCTTGTTTCCAAGAATTCCAGTTCCAGTTCAAAAGAATATTGATCAACAGATTAAAACCCGACctagaaaaatcaagaaagatgGGAAGGAAGGTGCTGAGGAAATAGACAGACATGTTGAACGCAGACGTTCAAG GTCTCCAAGGAGATCTCTGAGTCCACGGAGGTCCCCAagaagatcaagaagtagaagtcATCATCGGGAGGGCCATGGGTCTTCTAGTTTTGACAGAGaattagaaagagagaaagaacgcCAGCGACTAGAGCGTGAAgccaaagaaagggagaaagaacgGCGAAGATCCCGAAGTATTGACCGGGGGTTAGAACGCAGGCGCAGCAGAAGTAGGGAAAGGCATAGAAGTCGCAGTCGAAGTCGTGATAGGAAAGGGGATAGAAGGGACAGGGAtcgagaaagagagaaagaaaatgagagaggtAGAAGACGAGATCGTGACTATGATAAGGAAAGAGGAAATGAACGAGAAAAAGAGAGAGCGCGTTCAAGAGAAAGGTCCAAGGAACAGAGAAGTAGGGGAGAGGTAGAAGAGAAGAAACATAAAGAAGACAAAGATGATAGGCGGCACAGAGATGACAAAAGAGAttccaagaaagagaaaaaacacagtagaagcagaagcagagaaaggaaacACAGAAGTAGGAGTCGAAGTAGAAATGCAGGGAAACGAAGTAGAAGTAGAAGCAAAGAGAAATCaagtaaacataaaaatgaaagtaaagaaaaatcaaataaacgAAGTCGAAGTGGCAGTCAAGGAAGAACTGACAgtgttgaaaaatcaaaaaaacgGGAACATAGTCCCAGCAAAGAAAAATCTAGAAAGCGTAGTGGAAGCAAAGAACGTTCCCACAAACGAGATCACAGTGATAGTAAGGACCAGTCAGACAAACATGATCGTCGAAGGAGCCAAAGTATAGAACAAGAGAGCCAAGAAAAACAGCATAAAAACAAAGATGAGActgtgtga